A single genomic interval of Pseudochaenichthys georgianus chromosome 3, fPseGeo1.2, whole genome shotgun sequence harbors:
- the LOC117443837 gene encoding protein C19orf12 homolog: MAPRIDDVMRLCCEISAHDKIKAAVKNSTKGALAAGGVAFVGGLLAGPPGIAVGGAVGGLLGSWLTSGQFRPLPQILMELPAAQRQKLYDDIVSVLDNMDWMDAAQLVSLVMGNVTLQQQVTAALLNYVTKELRAEVRYKD; encoded by the exons ATGGCTCCACGGATCGATGATGTCATGCGTCTGTGCTGTGAAATATCTGCCCACGATAAGATCAAAGCGGCAGTGAAAAACTCCACCAAAGGAGCGCTGGCGGCCGGAGGAGTTGCGTTTGTAGGCGGGCTGCTCGCTGGACCTCCGGGGATCGCTGTTG GTGGAGCAGTCGGGGGGCTGCTGGGCAGCTGGCTGACCAGCGGTCAGTTCCGGCCCCTGCCTCAGATCCTGATGGAGTTGCCCGCCGCCCAGAGACAGAAGCTCTACGATGACATCGTGTCCGTCCTGGACAACATGGACTGGATGGATGCGGCCCAGCTCGTTTCCTTGGTGATGGGCAACGTGACTCTGCAGCAACAGGTCACCGCGGCGCTGCTGAACTACGTCACTAAGGAGCTCAGAGCGGAGGTGCGCTATAAGGACTGA